A DNA window from Danio aesculapii chromosome 1, fDanAes4.1, whole genome shotgun sequence contains the following coding sequences:
- the LOC130220063 gene encoding carcinoembryonic antigen-related cell adhesion molecule 2-like — translation MMMSVRMAPPLPLIFLLMIHRVSGANWAVSYSPSYICALKNSSVTLSCTFTYPTRLQIMKVFWTKEKDQIKNDDHPDLSVDPEYIQRLQYLGDKQQNCTVRLSHVTKKDEHKYYCRITTDNTKERWFGYPGVTLNVTDLQLESPERVTEGDSVRLTCKSSCNLTDTPTFIWYRNSHTLTEGIIGNNLILKSVRIEDVGNYSCAVRGHTLASPEVYLNVIYKPRNVSMSK, via the exons ATGATGATGTCAGTCAGAATGGCTCCTCCCCTTCCTCTGATCTTCCTGCTCATGATTCACA GGGTTTCTGGTGCTAATTGGGCTGTGAGTTACAGTCCTTCATACATCTGTGCACTGAAGAACTCATCAGTGACATTGAGCTGCACTTTTACATACCCTACTAGACTTCAGATCATGAAAGTGTTCTGGACTAaagaaaaagatcaaataaaaaatgatgatcATCCAGATCTGTCTGTGGACCCTGAATACATTCAGAGGCTTCAGTATCTGGGAGATAAACAGCAGAACTGCACCGTCAGACTGAGTCATGTGACAAAGAAAGATGAACACAAGTATTATTGCAGAATCACTACTGATAACACAAAAGAAAGATGGTTTGGTTATCCAGGAGTGACCCTTAATGTCACAG atcTTCAGCTGGAGTCTCCTGAGAGAGTGACAGAGGGAGATTCAGTCCGTCTGACATGTAAAAGCAGCTGTAATCTGACTGACACACCAACATTCATCTGGTACAGAAACTCACACACATTGACTGAAGGAATTATTGGAAACAATCTCATCCTCAAGTCAGTCAGAATAGAGGATGTAGGCAACTATAGCTGTGCTGTACGTGGACACACACTCGCATCACCTGAGGTCTATCTTAACGTCATAT ACAAACCCAGGAACGTCTCAATGTCTAAA